In Lineus longissimus chromosome 9, tnLinLong1.2, whole genome shotgun sequence, one genomic interval encodes:
- the LOC135493823 gene encoding uncharacterized protein LOC135493823: protein MLVARDISHNAFGPHIESKTCKMAASIENHSSQKTKRERKPNFSHSEAEVLADVVINELGILRSKFSSDVTNKMKKNKWDEIALMVSSLGVATRTGDNCREKWNQQLSKAKEIHSLQQKHQRGTGGGGKMPQADPTLQRIIETFEKDAAFRGITGGFESAVTTPIKATAAVSLPVTLPDLAGWTPVNQAADVDVDCSDAVVVATFDRQPHETHIEGATIILDSQQTMTATAMTAPKSPAKKKAKLCKVTGARKAHAKGLLTDAMCRQKTQQDVFNMQLEVLEATLVTQKATTRTQEVLQKEAGLRIEKLQLEIALLKEKEFLGLSGIEL from the exons atgttagttgctagggacatttcccataatgcatttggtcctcatattgaaagcaagacatgcaagatggctgcctccatagagaatcattcatctcaaaagacaaaaagggagagaaaaccaaatttttcacactcagaagccgaagttttagccgatgttgtcataaatgaacttgggatcttgcgatccaagttttcgtcagatgtgacaaacaaaatgaaaaaaaacaaatgggatgaaattgccctaatggttagttccttgggagtggccacaaggaccggggataactgcagggaaaaatggaaccagcagctttcaaaggcgaaagagatccattccctgcagcaaaaacaccagagagggactggcggagggggaaagatgccacaggccgaccctacactgcagagaataatagaaacattcgaaaaagacgcagcattcagaggcatcactggtggatttgagtctgcag taaccACACCTATAAAGGCTACAGCAGCAGTCTCCCTCCCTGTTACATTACCTGATCTGGCTGGTTGGACTCCTG taaatcaagctgcagatgttgatgtcgaCTGCTCAGATGCAGTGGTTGTGGCAACCTTTGATCGTCAACCACACGAAACACACATAGAGGGAGCCacaataattcttg attctcaacagacgatgacagccactgcaatgactgccccaaaatctccagccaaaaagaaggccaaactgTGCAAAGTCACTG GTGCCAGGAAAGCACATGCGAAGGGTCTGCTGACAGACGCCATGTGCCGACAGAAGACTCAGCAGGATGTATTTAACATGCAGCTTGAGGTCCTTGAGGCAACTCTTGTTACGCAGAAGGCCACAACACGTACTCAGGAAGTTCTTCAGAAAGAGGCTGGCCTTCGAATAGAAAAGCTACAGCTGGAGATTGCTCTGCTGAAGGAAAAGGAGTTCTTGGGTCTGTCGGGCATTGAACTGTAA
- the LOC135493824 gene encoding putative nuclease HARBI1, which produces MRDDQIGLHAPDPAHAPALPMPADREGEAMEEAEQPAQVPPAPAYEASFVNRKGYHSINVQAVVDDKGKFTNVVARWPGATHDAFIWRNSDLKEHLELTNPRGEDGLLLGDSGYPCMPYLIVPYGAPTTEAQQRLNTSLCATRVRIEHAFGVLKRRFHVLHGEIRMQPDRVVKIISACFVLHNIAKMRGERDPRPEDDDSDDEEDDEDDDEEYAGPNSGSVYRDYLANRYFA; this is translated from the exons ATGCGAGAtgaccagataggcctacatgctcctgatcctgcacatgcacctgcactgcccatgcctgcagatcgcgaaggcgaagccatggaagaagcagaacaacccgcgcaagttcctccagctccagcctacgaagcatcttttgtaaacaggaagggatatcactccatcaacgtgcaagcagtggttgacgataagg gaaaattcacCAATGTAGTTGCACGTTGGCCAGGGGCAACCCATGATGCCTTTATTTGGAGGAACAGTGACCTTAAAGAGCACCTGGAACTGACAAACCCCAGAGGTGAAGATGGACTGTTGCTAGGAGATAGTGGATACCCTTGTATGCCGTATCTCATCGTCCCGTACGGAGCACCCACAACAGAAGCCCAGCAGAGATTGAACACTTCCTTATGTGCCACAAGAGTGAGGATAGAACATGCCTTTGGAGTGTTAAAGAGGAGGTTCCATGTTCTCCATGGGGAGATTCGTATGCAGCCAGACCGTGTAGTTAAGATCATCTCTGCCTGTTTTGTCCTgcataatattgcaaagatGAGAGGAGAACGTGACCCCCGGCCAGAAGACGACGACAGTGatgacgaagaagatgatgaagatgatgatgaggagtatGCTGGCCCAAACTCTGGCAGTGTTTACAGGGACTACCTCGCCAATCGCTACTTTGCTTAA
- the LOC135494030 gene encoding uncharacterized protein LOC135494030 yields the protein MQTFNRPMLIVFSSLMENTTYPCHGEPITRNNLNASRGRLLQTTTRLKHLNLMPAYCKVMKENIQKGWVEEVKNPETALLEKDCYYLPHFYILKDSETTPLRIVFDANCGQPSLNTCLYKGPKMITNLSQLLTLFRTGKVGLVADIARAFLSVKLLESERKYVRFLWYKDNDPNKEVIPFHCNTVIFGNVSSPFSLAIVLTEHLANHSNPIAKDMAKKLYVDNLLTSVNSDAEALDYYARSRHIMSEGSFLLRQWASNSAALTDHARAENMSTKSATAVTTLGLKWNKVNDTLALAPKSSPKTDSVTKRQVLSETSSVFDPLGYVSPLIVPARKFVNELWSKGKSWDEPLTPEEVKQWDKIRISISRASEFNIPRGLGMRSDSPVTLVVFCDGTPVTASACVVYMKQDNNIRLLGSKNKLVSNSGFTTPKCELQAMVIGSKYGQWLKETYAESYPIITMLYLPDSQVALHWINSDKKLTPFVN from the coding sequence ATGCAAACTTTCAACAGGCCTATGCTGATCGTATTCAGTTCATTGATGGAGAATACCACGTACCCTTGCCATGGAGAGCCGATCACCCGGAACAATCTCAATGCAAGCCGGGGACGCCTTCTGCAGACGACTACCAGATTGAAACATCTGAACCTGATGCCAGCCTATTGTAAGGTGATGAAAGAAAATATACAGAAAGGTTGGGTAGAAGAAGTAAAAAACCCCGAAACTGCCCTCCTGGAAAAAGACTGCTACTATCTACCACATTTTTACATCCTCAAAGATAGCGAAACCACTCCACTGAGGATAGTATTTGATGCTAACTGCGGTCAACCTTCATTGAACACTTGTCTGTACAAAGGGCCTAAGATGATCACCAATCTTTCCCAGTTATTGACACTTTTCCGCACAGGAAAAGTTGGTTTAGTTGCCGACATAGCTCGAGCTTTTCTTTCCGTGAAATTGCTGGAAAGCGAAAGAAAATATGTCCGGTTCCTTTGGTACAAAGACAATGACCCCAACAAAGAGGTCATCCCGTTTCACTGCAATACAGTGATATTCGGAAATGTTTCAAGCCCCTTCTCATTGGCTATTGTTTTAACGGAACACTTAGCTAACCATAGCAATCCAATCGCCAAGGATATGGCAAAGAAACTCTATGTTGACAATCTTCTCACATCTGTGAACAGTGACGCTGAAGCATTGGATTATTATGCTCGGTCGAGGCACATCATGAGTGAAGGGTCTTTCCTACTCCGACAGTGGGCTAGTAACTCAGCCGCCCTCACTGACCACGCCAGAGCAGAAAACATGTCCACAAAAAGCGCCACGGCGGTCACAACCTTGGGTTTGAAATGGAATAAAGTGAATGACACGCTAGCTTTAGCTCCGAAGTCGTCCCCAAAAACTGACTCGGTCACCAAACGTCAGGTCCTTTCAGAAACATCATCTGTTTTCGACCCGTTAGGTTATGTTTCGCCATTGATTGTTCCTGCAcgaaagtttgtaaatgaacTGTGGTCCAAAGGAAAATCGTGGGATGAACCACTGACACCTGAGGAAGTCAAACAATGGGACAAAATCCGGATATCTATTTCTCGAGCATCAGAGTTTAACATACCCCGCGGACTTGGCATGAGGTCAGATTCGCCTGTTACTCTAGTGGTGTTCTGCGATGGAACTCCAGTAACTGCATCAGCATGTGTGGTATACATGAAACAAGACAATAACATTCGGCTACTTGGCTCCAAAAACAAGCTTGTGTCAAACTCAGGATTCACAACACCCAAATGCGAGCTGCAGGCAATGGTCATTGGCTCGAAATACGGACAGTGGCTGAAGGAAACCTACGCGGAATCCTATCCCATCATCACTATGCTCTACCTACCCGATTCACAGGTAGCGCTACACTGGATCAATTCAGACAAAAAATTGACTCCATTTGTAAACTAG